From a region of the Deltaproteobacteria bacterium genome:
- a CDS encoding DUF3536 domain-containing protein encodes MQDSAAPYHDWNARIAAECYWPNAAARLLGHADRITAIVNNYASISFNFGPTLCSWLQRYEPDLLQLIVEADRQSRTRHRGYGNALAQAYGHAILPLCNARDRTTQIVWGIRDFVHRFGRSPEGMWLPETAVDLPTLEALAAQGIVFTILAPHQAQRVRPPGQNTWRSVTAEQLDTTRPYLCRLPSGETITLFFYHGGLARGVAFEGLLNSGERLTEQIVKAFSSDRHEPQLVHLATDGESYGHHHRFGEMALAFATHELQQRNLASVTNYSEFLALHPPQWEVEIAENTSWSCAHGVERWRAHCGCHMGGAPSWTQEWRAPLRAALDWLSDEVDALFERRGESLLVDPWAARNAYVEVLLDRSPARLDEFLARQARSELSPTQRIEVRKLLELQRHRLLMFTSCGWFFDELSGIESVQILQYAARAAELAGELGRSLEAGLVARLRRAVSNLPEEHDGGRIYTKKVTPRRVDFRRVAAHVAIRDILEPGQASGALTAFSVQRNDYAADAYGATALGVGRMQVASCLTGEAAEYAFAVLKLTGHDVHCVVKEQLGAAPFATLRDDLLQTFARHSLSEVVRALDHAFGATYYTAKDLFLDDRRRVLAGVSETVMTRLEEGYRHLYQENRRLMEYLRELDVPLPHGFAPAAGFLASRAFARTAATLLIDGDNGEALERIVAEARHWQVPLETKDVTEMVQRSLEEILAALLLRPLPTEIAPLLRWLAIAERLHLPLNLWKAQTLFARICQRHLQDFLARAMKEERVAQQVALLRQLGERLGFYAIDGLPLEVWTSENTAA; translated from the coding sequence GTGCAAGATTCCGCCGCGCCCTATCATGATTGGAACGCGCGGATCGCTGCGGAATGCTACTGGCCTAACGCTGCCGCTCGCCTGCTCGGTCATGCCGACCGCATTACCGCTATCGTGAATAATTATGCCTCAATCAGCTTTAATTTCGGGCCGACGCTGTGCTCGTGGCTGCAGCGCTACGAACCCGATTTGCTCCAACTCATTGTCGAGGCCGATCGGCAGAGCCGGACGCGTCACCGTGGCTATGGAAACGCCCTCGCCCAAGCGTATGGGCACGCTATTTTGCCGCTCTGCAACGCGCGCGATCGCACGACGCAGATTGTCTGGGGCATCCGCGATTTTGTTCATCGCTTCGGTCGCTCCCCCGAGGGCATGTGGTTGCCGGAGACAGCAGTCGATCTGCCCACGCTGGAGGCACTTGCCGCGCAAGGCATCGTCTTTACCATTTTGGCCCCGCATCAAGCCCAGCGCGTGCGTCCACCCGGACAAAACACCTGGCGGAGCGTGACGGCGGAGCAGCTCGACACTACGCGGCCGTATCTGTGTCGGCTGCCGAGTGGGGAGACGATCACGCTGTTTTTCTATCATGGTGGCTTGGCTCGCGGGGTGGCATTTGAAGGCTTGCTGAACAGCGGCGAGCGGTTGACCGAGCAGATCGTCAAAGCTTTTTCTTCTGACCGACACGAGCCGCAACTCGTGCACCTCGCTACCGATGGCGAGTCGTACGGGCATCATCACCGCTTCGGCGAGATGGCTCTCGCCTTTGCCACGCATGAATTGCAGCAGCGGAACCTCGCATCCGTTACGAATTACAGTGAGTTTCTCGCTCTTCACCCTCCGCAGTGGGAAGTGGAAATTGCGGAGAACACCTCGTGGAGTTGCGCGCATGGAGTCGAGCGCTGGCGGGCGCACTGCGGCTGTCATATGGGGGGAGCGCCATCCTGGACCCAGGAATGGCGCGCGCCCTTGCGAGCGGCCTTGGATTGGCTCAGCGACGAGGTCGATGCCTTATTCGAGCGGCGTGGAGAGTCGCTACTCGTGGACCCTTGGGCGGCGCGGAATGCGTATGTCGAGGTGCTGCTCGACCGTTCGCCGGCGCGGCTCGACGAATTTCTTGCTCGGCAGGCGCGTTCCGAACTCTCCCCGACTCAGCGTATAGAAGTGCGGAAATTGCTGGAGCTGCAACGCCATCGTCTCCTCATGTTTACTAGCTGCGGGTGGTTCTTCGACGAGCTATCGGGCATCGAAAGCGTACAGATCTTACAGTATGCCGCCCGCGCCGCCGAACTGGCTGGGGAGTTGGGTCGTTCCTTGGAAGCTGGACTGGTCGCCCGGCTCCGTCGCGCGGTAAGCAATCTTCCCGAAGAGCACGATGGCGGGCGCATCTATACCAAGAAAGTCACACCCCGCCGCGTCGATTTTCGGCGCGTGGCGGCGCATGTCGCGATCCGCGACATCTTGGAGCCAGGGCAAGCGAGCGGAGCGTTGACTGCGTTCTCCGTACAGCGGAACGACTATGCGGCGGATGCATACGGAGCCACGGCTCTTGGCGTTGGGCGCATGCAGGTGGCTTCATGTTTGACTGGCGAGGCGGCGGAGTACGCGTTTGCTGTGCTCAAGTTGACGGGCCACGATGTCCATTGTGTGGTGAAGGAGCAGCTTGGCGCAGCGCCATTTGCCACTCTGCGTGATGACCTCCTGCAGACCTTCGCTCGTCACTCGCTTTCCGAAGTGGTGCGTGCGCTCGATCACGCTTTCGGAGCCACCTACTACACGGCCAAAGATCTTTTTCTCGATGATCGGCGTCGGGTATTAGCCGGGGTGAGCGAGACCGTTATGACGCGGCTCGAAGAAGGCTATCGGCACTTGTACCAAGAGAATCGTCGGCTCATGGAGTATCTGCGAGAACTGGACGTGCCGCTTCCGCACGGGTTCGCACCGGCCGCTGGGTTTCTTGCAAGCCGGGCGTTCGCACGCACGGCTGCGACCTTGCTCATCGACGGCGACAACGGAGAAGCGCTAGAGAGGATCGTGGCCGAAGCGAGACACTGGCAGGTTCCATTGGAGACGAAAGACGTGACGGAGATGGTGCAGCGTAGTTTGGAAGAGATCTTAGCTGCTTTGCTACTGCGTCCCTTGCCGACGGAGATCGCTCCCCTCCTGCGCTGGCTTGCCATTGCCGAGCGCTTGCATTTGCCTCTGAACCTGTGGAAGGCGCAAACGCTTTTTGCCCGTATCTGTCAGCGCCACTTGCAAGATTTTCTCGCGCGCGCCATGAAAGAAGAACGGGTCGCGCAACAGGTTGCCCTGCTACGACAGTTGGGAGAGCGTCTGGGGTTTTATGCCATCGACGGTCTTCCCCTTGAGGTTTGGACATCGGAGAATACGGCAGCTTAA
- a CDS encoding peroxidase, giving the protein MDAELAEALKRDWRTAKLDEKDHAMLTYVEKLTLNPPSLWHDDAEDLRKVGFDDTAILQITLIASFFNYINRVADALGVGRE; this is encoded by the coding sequence TTGGATGCCGAACTCGCCGAAGCCCTCAAGCGCGATTGGCGCACTGCCAAATTGGACGAGAAAGACCACGCCATGCTGACCTATGTAGAGAAGCTGACTCTGAACCCGCCTTCGTTATGGCACGACGATGCGGAAGATCTGCGGAAAGTCGGGTTCGATGATACGGCGATTTTGCAGATTACCCTGATCGCTTCGTTTTTTAACTACATCAACCGGGTCGCGGATGCGCTGGGAGTGGGAAGGGAGTAG